The nucleotide window ATCTCTCGCATCGTCGCTTCGACGCGGGCGTGCGCTTCCTGCAGCAGGATCGTTTGGAACCGCCAGATCAGGATCCCGCCGGCAAGCGCGAGCACGCCGATCAAGAGCGCGGCATAGGAAATCGCGATGCGCCATCGCAGCGAACCGCGCGTGCGCTGCACCGGCGCGCTAATCTTTGATGGTATAGCCGACACCGCGCACGGTTGCGATGAGCTTGTGCTCGTAACCTTCGTCGATTTTGGTGCGAAGGTAACGAATGTAGACGTCGATCAAATTCGAGTCGCCCAAGAAATCGCTCCCCCAAACGCCGTTGAAGAGTTCGTCGCGCGTATGCACTTTATTGCGATGGAGCAAGAGGTATTCGAGCAAGGCATACTCTTTGGCCGTTAGCGAAATGGCTTGCCCCGCGCGGCTCACCTCGTGCCGATCGCGATCCATCACTACGTCGCGATAGGAGATGACGTTGGTTTTCGGCAGACGTTCGCGCAGCCGCGCCCGCACCCGGGCGAGCAGCTCTTCGGTGGCAAACGGCTTGACCATGTAGTCGTCGGCTCCCACGTCGAGCCCCTCGACGCGATCCGGCACGCGATCCTTGGCGGTGAGCATGATGATCGGAACGGCGCTCTTGACGCGGATGCGCTTGCATACCTCGATGCCGTCCATGCGCGGAAGCATGAGGTCGAGGATCACGAGGTCGGGTTCTTTGAGGGCCTTTTCGAGGCCCGCCAGGCCGTCGCGAGCCACCTCGACCGCATACCCCTCATGCTCGAGCTCGAGCTGGAGGACGCGGCCGATCGCGGCGTCGTCTTCGATAACCAGAATCTTGAAAGGGCTTGCCGGCATCGTCATGCCGACGAATTAGCGGGTGCTAGTCTCGCCGACCTTGCTGGCGGATGCCGGAAACGATTGGAATCCGGTGAAAAGTGAGAGCCAGATCGCGGTGGCGCCGCCCACGGCGAGCCATCCGAGCGTGGTGTAGTTCGAGAACGTCTGCACCAAACCGGTCTCGAGGGCTTGCACCGAATTTGCGAAGAGCGTACCGCCGCCCGCGATGACGAAGCCGATCAGGGCCACGATCGCGGTGGTGATGAAGGCAAGGGCGACGATTTCGGCGCGCGAGAACATCGGAGCCGGCCGGTAGACCGTTGCGGCCAAGATCGACGCGCGCAAGTCCGTCGGGGGCTCTTCGAGTTCGAGGGCAAAGAGCGCCAGATCCAGGTCGTCGTCGTTATAGTGGCCGTTCATTCCATTACCTCCGCTCCGACGAGGAGCTTTCGCAGGTGCTCCTTGGCTCGGAATAAGTGGGTTTTTACCGTTCCCATCGGGAGTCCCAGTACCTGTGCGATCTCTTCGTACTGTTTACCCTGAAGGTGGTAGAGCGTAATCACGCTGCGATATTTCTCCGGCAGCGCGTCGATCGCGGCCCGGAGCCGCCGGGCATCGTCGCCGGCGATCGCCTGGTGCTCGGGCCCGGCGCTTGCGTCGGCTCGCTCGGGAAGCTCCTCATTACTATAACGCTTGCGACGGTTCAATCGGTCGCAACATGCGTGATAGGCGATCGCGAAAATCCAGGTCGAAAACTTCGCCCCCGGTTTGAAGGTTCGCAAGGAGCGGAACGCCTTGAAGAACGATTCCTGAGCGACGTCGCGAGCTTCTTCGACGTCGTGCAGGGTGCGATAGGCGAGGTGGTAGACGGCGCGGTCGTAACGTTCGACGAGCGTGGCAAACGCGTCGGGGTTGCCGCCGAGCGTCATGGTCACGAGATCGCCGTCTTCCGGCCCGGAGGGTAACCGTTCTATTCGGGGTGCCTCCGCGAGAGCTGCCGACACGCCGGTGATACGGCCTGTCCCACCGCGATGTTTCGCCACCCCCTATGAAACAAGTCCTGCGCCCCGGCGTAAGTCAGGCAGGAAATTCGTTTCGGAGGCACTCGACCGCCATGGTTACCATCCCCAAGACATCGCTCCCACATGAAGCCCGGCCCACGGTCTCGTTGCCGGATCGCCGCGACGCCGCGCAATCGCTGCGTCCCACCTTCGACGGTTGGGGGCCGCGGCTCTAGCCGAAGGGAAAGAAGATGATGCAAATGCAATCGCGCCGGTTCGCTTTGATCGCGATGCTCGCCGCTGTTGAGGTGGTGATCCTCGGCATGGCCGCGTTCGTCCTTTCGGGGCACAGCCTGTGGAGCTGGACTGGAAGCGCCGGCTACTCGCCGGCGCAGACGGTACCGGGCGCGCATCCCATCGCACCGCTGGCCGCCGGGAATGCGCCTGCAGTCTATATCGACGATCCGCAGTCGCGTGTGACGGTGAGCCCGTCGCGCGACGGCCTCGTCCACGTGCAGGATCGCACGCACTTCAGCGGGCTAACGTGGGGCAGCGATGCGGCGCATATTCCAGCCTTAACGGTGACGCGAAGCGCCGACGGCGTGCGCATAGTGCGGCCCTCCTATCACCTCGGATTCTTTGGATTTTTCATGGACGACGAGCGGGGGATCGACGTCCAAGTCCCGAGCGGATCGAGCGTGCAGATCGCCCGCTGCTCGGGCGCCGGCGTCAACGGCATCACGAACGGCGTGAGCGCCACCTCGATCGACGGCTCGATCTCCATCGCCGATTCGAGCGGAAACGTCAGCGCGCATAGCAACGACGGCCGGGTCGAATTGCGGCGCGTTCGTGGCGGCACGCTCGAGATTTCGAGCGACGACGGAAGCTTGCATCTTACGGACGTCACGGCGAATGCGCTGACGGCGAAAACCGGCGACGGCAGCATTCATGCGCAGGGCATCGTCCTCAACGGTTCGGCGCCGCGTGCGACCGTGCATTCGGGCGACGGATCCGTGCGGGTGGACGGCCTCTTTCCCGGTTCGGGAACCTACGAAATCTCTAGTGGCGACGGAAGCATCGGTCTCGCGCTTGCTTCGGGCAGCAACGCGACGATCGCCGCCCACACCGATGACGGCAGCATGACGTTGGACGGCCAATCGTTCCACAACGATGGCGGCAATCAACAGCAGCTGCGCGTCGGCGACGGATCGAGCAGCTTGAACGTATCGAGCGGCGACGGATCCATCCATATCACGACGAACGGAGCGCCCTAATCATGCATGACCTCGTTCCCCTTTTCGGCATCGTCTTTCTCTTCGGTGCGCCGGTCGCCGCGTGGGTGATCTCTCGCGTGCTGGCTCACCAGGAGCGAATGGAGATGATTCGGCGAGGCATCGTGCCGCCGCCGGGCGGCCTAGGCGGTTCGCGCTACGGCCGCCGCTTCGACGCGTGGGCGCAGGGTATGGGCGACGTCCCGCCGCCGGGCCCGGGCGTACCGCCTCCGGGGATGCCGCCGCCGTACGGCGGCGACCCGAGTTTCTACGCACAGACGCAGATGAGCAAGGGGATTCGGCTCACGCTCGTCGGCCTGGCCTTGCTGATCGGCCTCTCGTTCATCAGCCACGAGCCCGGCCCGTGGATTCTGGGTGGATTGATTCCGATGTTCGTGGGCATCGCCCAGATCATCAACGCCCTCCTCAACGGAGCGCAGGTGCCGCCGATGTTCATGCGCGGCCCGCGTCCGAACGATCCCTCGATGCACTTCGGTCCCCGGGCCCAGCCCGGTGCCACGCCGCCGCCGCCGCCACCGTCCCCGCCCCCGGCCGGCCCCGCGGGATGGCGCCCCGGCCCGACGCCGGAGATCGAGAAACCGGCTCAGCCCCCGGATTATCGCTAACCCGCGTGAGGCCATAAGAAAGGAGCCGCCGACATTTGCCGGCGGCTCCTTTCCAGCTGCTGCTTACTCTGGGTTTACTTACACGCGACCAGCGCGATTGCCCAGCCGGCCGACGTTCGTGTCCGAACGAGGTATCCGTCCGACGTGCGGTCGTAAACCTGGTATCCGGCACGCAACGCGTCAGCGAGTGATTTGAAAACCATCACACCTGCCATCTGCGGACCCTCCTTTCAGAGTTTTGTCTCTGTTCTCTATAACGGCTGTTTCATACCAATGGTTCAGCTTTTGGCCCGGAGTTTTTTTAATGTTTGGTGAAAGTGTGCCA belongs to Candidatus Dormiibacterota bacterium and includes:
- a CDS encoding response regulator transcription factor, with protein sequence MPASPFKILVIEDDAAIGRVLQLELEHEGYAVEVARDGLAGLEKALKEPDLVILDLMLPRMDGIEVCKRIRVKSAVPIIMLTAKDRVPDRVEGLDVGADDYMVKPFATEELLARVRARLRERLPKTNVISYRDVVMDRDRHEVSRAGQAISLTAKEYALLEYLLLHRNKVHTRDELFNGVWGSDFLGDSNLIDVYIRYLRTKIDEGYEHKLIATVRGVGYTIKD
- a CDS encoding sigma-70 family RNA polymerase sigma factor, whose protein sequence is MSAALAEAPRIERLPSGPEDGDLVTMTLGGNPDAFATLVERYDRAVYHLAYRTLHDVEEARDVAQESFFKAFRSLRTFKPGAKFSTWIFAIAYHACCDRLNRRKRYSNEELPERADASAGPEHQAIAGDDARRLRAAIDALPEKYRSVITLYHLQGKQYEEIAQVLGLPMGTVKTHLFRAKEHLRKLLVGAEVME
- a CDS encoding DUF4097 family beta strand repeat-containing protein — its product is MMQMQSRRFALIAMLAAVEVVILGMAAFVLSGHSLWSWTGSAGYSPAQTVPGAHPIAPLAAGNAPAVYIDDPQSRVTVSPSRDGLVHVQDRTHFSGLTWGSDAAHIPALTVTRSADGVRIVRPSYHLGFFGFFMDDERGIDVQVPSGSSVQIARCSGAGVNGITNGVSATSIDGSISIADSSGNVSAHSNDGRVELRRVRGGTLEISSDDGSLHLTDVTANALTAKTGDGSIHAQGIVLNGSAPRATVHSGDGSVRVDGLFPGSGTYEISSGDGSIGLALASGSNATIAAHTDDGSMTLDGQSFHNDGGNQQQLRVGDGSSSLNVSSGDGSIHITTNGAP